One Sodalinema gerasimenkoae IPPAS B-353 DNA segment encodes these proteins:
- a CDS encoding YcjF family protein gives MRDRPQSPKPQPTPNEEQTATKRPRFSRILSETLDQLKGRFSKMGNVAKLFSVSDEQLAEILARVREELPTTEALLLGKPQAGKSSIVRGITGVSPEIIGQGFRPHTQNTQRYAYPSEDLPLLVFTDTVGLGDTRRDTQELVAELLEDLNVETRRARILILTVKITDFATDTLQEIARQLRQQHPEIPCLLAITSLHDLYSSQVDNHPEYPPEFQEVQRVAQALEASFASCYDAVVWLDFTLEEDGFTPVFYGLEALRDAIADLLPEAEARAIHELLDDGTTQQLGDLYRDVARRYIIAFSVMAATVAAVPLPFATMPVLTTLQVSLVGMIGRLYGQTLSPSQAGGVVSAIAGGFLAQMVGRELIKFIPGLGSALAASWAAAYTWALGEGACVYFGDLMGGKTPDPEKIQAAMNEAFETAKRRFRDHSTDDHDP, from the coding sequence ATGCGCGATCGCCCTCAATCTCCCAAGCCTCAGCCCACCCCAAACGAGGAGCAAACGGCTACAAAACGACCTCGGTTCAGTCGCATTTTAAGTGAGACTTTGGATCAGTTAAAAGGTCGTTTCTCGAAGATGGGCAATGTGGCTAAATTATTTTCAGTCAGTGATGAACAATTGGCTGAAATTTTGGCCCGAGTGCGGGAAGAACTGCCCACGACGGAAGCCCTCTTATTAGGGAAACCCCAGGCAGGAAAAAGCTCGATTGTTCGCGGAATTACGGGAGTCTCGCCAGAGATTATTGGCCAGGGGTTTCGCCCCCATACTCAGAACACCCAACGCTATGCCTATCCCTCGGAGGATTTGCCGCTGCTAGTGTTTACCGATACCGTCGGACTAGGGGATACTCGCCGGGATACTCAGGAGTTAGTGGCGGAACTTCTAGAGGATTTGAATGTTGAAACTCGTCGGGCCCGGATTTTAATTTTAACGGTTAAAATCACGGATTTCGCCACGGATACCCTGCAAGAAATTGCTCGGCAATTGCGACAGCAACACCCCGAAATTCCCTGTTTGTTGGCCATTACCTCATTACATGATCTCTATTCCTCGCAGGTAGACAATCATCCTGAGTACCCCCCGGAGTTTCAGGAGGTGCAACGGGTGGCTCAGGCCTTAGAGGCCTCCTTTGCGAGCTGCTATGATGCGGTGGTTTGGCTCGATTTCACTTTGGAGGAGGATGGCTTTACACCGGTGTTTTATGGTTTGGAGGCCCTGCGGGATGCGATCGCCGATTTGTTACCCGAAGCCGAGGCCCGGGCCATCCATGAACTCCTCGATGATGGTACGACGCAGCAGTTGGGGGATCTCTATCGTGATGTGGCCCGACGCTATATCATTGCCTTTTCAGTGATGGCAGCTACCGTTGCAGCGGTTCCTCTTCCCTTTGCCACCATGCCGGTGTTGACCACCTTACAGGTGTCTTTGGTGGGGATGATTGGCCGACTGTATGGCCAAACCCTTTCTCCCTCGCAAGCGGGAGGGGTCGTCAGTGCGATCGCCGGGGGCTTTTTAGCCCAAATGGTAGGACGGGAGTTAATTAAGTTTATTCCCGGTTTAGGGAGTGCCCTAGCTGCCTCCTGGGCCGCCGCTTATACATGGGCCTTGGGGGAGGGAGCCTGTGTCTATTTTGGCGACCTAATGGGGGGCAAAACTCCGGACCCTGAGAAAATTCAAGCGGCCATGAATGAAGCCTTTGAAACCGCCAAACGACGTTTCCGAGATCACTCAACAGATGACCATGACCCATAA
- the gghA gene encoding glucosylglycerol hydrolase: MVNVATPSIPSIQLEDDATQELLDWATEIEHSQNTYFEKSQALVVKLGAHYRQDGLTEFGFWTPELTAQVMRRKEIYLEILTPMDEIDFQNPRQMVRFRRTRLNLKQQGEFLWGVVSGLQAGTREQAGSFYWLRFVDQQGILEAIRDVVPYSLPYGVFGPAEVYDIDRLQANRPDLDYFARTSASQLPEFFTQDAHHQDIKAIPRVHAPRNILQLHVGTATAEGTLEGLTHLYQRLSAKLANGDALTPMEQNYVGYDAVQLLPLEPTIEFRSEYSPESEFFVFLSEDEEDELKIELRKPNTQDWGYDVPILGSSATNPAQLGSLRPDEMVDFVATLHNFSTGPMQVIYDLVYGHADNQSELLINREYLKGPNMYGQDLNHQLPTVRAIFLEMQRRKLNTGADGIRVDGGQDFRFFNPLSGAVEQDDAYLLAMSNVVQEIDGYKRLMFTIFEDGRPWPADGWEDISTYRDLIEKMPESYQWGPLVFAHNTPALKGFWERKWRRVLEVMHIGSNWITGCGNHDTVRRGNQIALEEQINWNLGESLPEVLSKAYDNPATSIWVYGFSPGLPMDFINALCHVPWMFFRNTDERYGVKVVSEEIGFLDWQIPEEIYNRPDLFQNLKKLGFEYLEDVRGFGRALEETMMEMDYDLSRVAKICQDCLGEDASACSIDSMKLLNHPKMVKFLKRLDEAQLKKFALTYMEDCFVACNVGHYIDKVDEVQAQFNRQLRAFRHERPWLAQNLIGTDRFDKYSEGDRTIFYGVRSNPNDGSEGVVMVAHLGGDPMTVELGKWLGIDLNQWTVEIASPGLERDDNFADLNSFELRDSEGLLLCFAPPARSSLSQTQS; encoded by the coding sequence ATGGTCAACGTCGCGACCCCTTCTATCCCCTCCATCCAACTCGAAGACGATGCCACCCAGGAATTGCTTGACTGGGCCACGGAGATTGAGCATTCCCAGAACACATATTTTGAAAAAAGTCAAGCCCTAGTCGTGAAACTCGGTGCTCACTATCGCCAAGATGGTTTGACAGAATTTGGCTTCTGGACTCCCGAACTGACCGCCCAAGTGATGCGGCGCAAAGAGATTTACCTAGAAATTCTCACCCCCATGGATGAGATTGATTTCCAAAATCCGCGCCAAATGGTTCGCTTTCGTCGCACCCGCTTAAACTTAAAACAACAAGGGGAATTTCTCTGGGGGGTCGTCTCGGGCCTACAAGCAGGAACCCGTGAACAAGCCGGGTCCTTTTATTGGTTACGGTTTGTTGACCAACAGGGTATTTTAGAGGCCATTCGCGATGTAGTCCCCTACTCCCTTCCCTATGGGGTCTTCGGCCCGGCTGAAGTCTACGACATTGACCGTCTCCAGGCCAATCGCCCGGATTTAGATTATTTTGCCCGCACCAGCGCCTCCCAACTACCGGAGTTTTTCACCCAAGACGCCCATCACCAAGATATTAAAGCCATTCCCCGGGTTCATGCCCCCCGCAACATTCTGCAACTCCATGTGGGAACCGCCACCGCCGAGGGAACCCTCGAAGGCTTAACCCATCTCTATCAACGCCTTTCCGCCAAACTGGCTAACGGAGATGCCCTCACCCCCATGGAACAGAACTATGTGGGGTATGATGCGGTGCAACTGCTCCCCTTAGAACCCACCATTGAGTTCCGCAGTGAGTACAGTCCTGAAAGTGAGTTTTTTGTCTTCCTCAGTGAAGATGAAGAAGATGAACTCAAAATTGAACTGCGCAAACCCAATACCCAAGACTGGGGCTATGATGTCCCCATTTTAGGTTCGAGTGCCACGAACCCCGCTCAATTGGGGAGTCTGCGGCCCGATGAAATGGTGGACTTTGTGGCGACGCTGCATAATTTCTCCACGGGCCCGATGCAGGTCATTTATGATTTAGTCTATGGTCATGCCGATAACCAGTCGGAACTGCTGATTAATCGGGAATATCTCAAAGGTCCGAATATGTATGGCCAGGACTTAAACCACCAATTGCCAACGGTGCGGGCAATTTTCCTGGAGATGCAACGGCGCAAACTCAACACCGGGGCCGATGGGATTCGCGTCGATGGCGGTCAAGATTTTCGCTTCTTTAACCCCCTTTCTGGGGCCGTGGAACAGGATGACGCCTATTTACTGGCCATGAGTAATGTGGTGCAAGAGATTGATGGCTATAAACGCCTCATGTTCACCATTTTTGAGGATGGCCGTCCCTGGCCCGCTGACGGTTGGGAAGATATTTCCACCTATCGGGACTTAATTGAGAAAATGCCCGAGTCCTACCAATGGGGGCCCCTAGTGTTTGCCCACAATACCCCCGCCTTGAAAGGCTTTTGGGAACGGAAATGGCGGCGGGTGTTGGAGGTGATGCACATCGGCAGTAACTGGATTACCGGTTGTGGCAATCATGACACAGTCCGCCGGGGCAATCAGATTGCTCTGGAGGAGCAAATTAACTGGAATTTAGGGGAGTCCCTCCCAGAGGTTCTCAGCAAAGCCTATGATAATCCTGCTACGTCGATTTGGGTCTATGGCTTTAGTCCGGGATTACCCATGGACTTTATTAATGCGCTGTGTCATGTTCCCTGGATGTTTTTCCGCAATACCGATGAACGCTATGGGGTGAAGGTGGTTTCTGAGGAAATTGGCTTCCTGGATTGGCAGATTCCTGAGGAGATTTATAATCGCCCCGATTTGTTTCAGAATCTCAAGAAGCTGGGCTTTGAGTATCTTGAAGATGTGCGCGGTTTTGGACGGGCCCTGGAAGAAACCATGATGGAGATGGATTACGATCTCAGCCGTGTGGCTAAGATTTGTCAGGATTGTTTGGGTGAGGATGCTTCTGCCTGTAGCATTGATAGTATGAAGCTGCTCAATCATCCGAAGATGGTTAAGTTTTTGAAACGCCTGGATGAGGCGCAGTTGAAGAAGTTTGCCCTAACCTATATGGAAGATTGTTTTGTCGCCTGTAATGTGGGTCATTATATAGACAAGGTGGATGAGGTTCAGGCTCAGTTTAACCGCCAGTTACGAGCCTTTCGTCATGAACGGCCCTGGCTGGCGCAAAATCTGATTGGGACGGATCGCTTTGATAAGTATAGTGAGGGCGATCGCACCATCTTTTATGGGGTGCGCAGTAATCCCAATGATGGTTCAGAAGGGGTGGTGATGGTGGCTCATTTAGGGGGAGATCCTATGACCGTGGAACTGGGCAAGTGGTTAGGGATTGACTTAAATCAATGGACCGTAGAAATTGCCTCGCCAGGATTAGAACGGGATGATAATTTCGCGGATCTCAATTCCTTTGAACTGCGAGATTCTGAGGGATTACTGCTGTGTTTTGCGCCCCCGGCTCGTTCTTCCCTGTCTCAAACTCAGTCGTAA
- a CDS encoding phosphoketolase family protein, producing the protein MTIATSSVTTEMPLSAEELRKIHAYWRAANYLAVGMIYLKDNPLLKEPIKAEHVKKRLLGHWGSSPGLSFLYIHLNRLINKYDLNALYVAGPGHGAPGILGPAYLEGTYSEVYPDKGQDEEGLQKFFKQFSFPGHIGSHVTPETPGSIHEGGELGYSLSHAFGAAYDNPDLLVAAVIGDGEAETGPLATAWHSNKYLNPIRDGAVLPILHLNGYKIANPTLLSRIPHEELEALFQGYGYRPYFVEGSDPETMHQKMAQTLEDCVQEIHRIQEEARRTGVAKRPRWPMIVFRSPKGWTGPESVKGHKVEGSWRAHQVPMSDVHQNPDSLTILEDWMRSYKPEELFDETGKLIPELQELSPKGPRRMSANPITNGGLVRKDLRRPDFRKYAVDVPQPGHVEAQNTRIMSFYLRDVMRDNMHNFRVFGPDETASNRLQALYEVTKKAWMAEILPEDEDGGFLSPDGRVMEMLSEHTLEGWLEGYLLTGRHGLFHTYEAFAHVIDSMFNQHAKWLDICKNEVPWRAPVSSLNILLSSVVWRQDHNGFSHQDPGFIDLVTNKSAEVTRIYLPPDANCLLSVMDHCLKSKNYVNVIVADKQDHLQYLTMEEAIAHCTKGIGIWEWASNDDCGKDPDEPDVVMASCGDILTREALAATAILRDEFPDLKVRFINVVDLFRLQSEVDHPHGLSDRDFDSLFTPDKPVMFNFHGYPWLIHKLTYRRSNQERIHVRGYKEKGNINTPLELAIRNQVDRFNLVIDVIDRVPKLGSAAAYVKERMKNRIIEHMHYAQEHGTDKPEINNWTWPY; encoded by the coding sequence ATGACGATTGCCACATCCTCAGTCACCACTGAAATGCCCCTGTCGGCGGAAGAACTCCGTAAGATTCATGCCTACTGGCGGGCTGCCAACTACCTGGCGGTGGGCATGATCTACCTTAAGGACAACCCACTCCTCAAAGAACCCATCAAAGCCGAGCATGTCAAAAAGCGGCTCTTGGGTCACTGGGGGTCTAGTCCCGGGTTGAGCTTTCTCTACATCCATCTCAACCGCCTCATCAACAAATATGACCTCAACGCCCTCTACGTGGCGGGCCCAGGTCATGGCGCTCCGGGAATCCTAGGGCCGGCTTATCTCGAAGGAACCTACTCAGAAGTCTATCCTGACAAAGGACAAGACGAAGAAGGGTTACAAAAATTCTTCAAGCAATTCTCCTTCCCCGGCCATATCGGCAGCCACGTCACCCCGGAAACCCCCGGCTCAATTCATGAAGGGGGAGAACTCGGCTATAGCCTCTCCCACGCCTTTGGCGCCGCCTATGACAACCCTGATTTGCTGGTGGCGGCGGTTATTGGGGATGGAGAAGCCGAAACCGGTCCGTTGGCCACGGCTTGGCATTCCAACAAGTATCTCAACCCCATTCGTGATGGCGCCGTCTTGCCGATTCTGCATTTGAACGGCTACAAAATCGCCAACCCCACCCTTTTGTCACGGATTCCTCACGAGGAACTTGAGGCCTTGTTCCAAGGCTATGGCTACCGCCCCTATTTTGTCGAGGGCAGTGATCCTGAGACCATGCACCAAAAAATGGCGCAGACCCTCGAAGACTGCGTTCAGGAGATTCACCGCATTCAGGAGGAGGCGCGCCGCACTGGGGTGGCCAAGCGACCCCGCTGGCCGATGATTGTGTTCCGCTCTCCCAAAGGCTGGACGGGGCCGGAGTCCGTGAAAGGCCATAAAGTCGAAGGCTCCTGGCGGGCCCACCAAGTCCCCATGTCCGATGTTCACCAAAATCCCGACAGTCTGACTATCTTGGAAGACTGGATGCGTAGCTACAAACCCGAAGAACTCTTTGATGAAACGGGCAAACTGATTCCGGAACTCCAGGAACTCTCACCGAAGGGCCCCCGACGCATGAGTGCCAACCCGATTACTAATGGGGGATTGGTGCGTAAGGACTTACGCCGGCCCGATTTCCGCAAGTATGCCGTCGATGTGCCGCAACCGGGCCATGTCGAGGCCCAAAATACCCGCATCATGAGCTTCTACCTGCGGGATGTGATGCGCGATAATATGCACAATTTCCGGGTGTTTGGTCCCGATGAGACGGCCTCAAACCGGCTTCAGGCTCTCTATGAGGTGACGAAGAAGGCTTGGATGGCCGAAATTCTGCCCGAAGATGAGGATGGTGGCTTCTTGTCCCCTGATGGCCGGGTGATGGAGATGCTGAGTGAGCATACCCTCGAAGGTTGGCTCGAAGGCTATCTCCTCACGGGACGACATGGCTTGTTCCATACCTATGAGGCCTTCGCTCACGTCATTGACTCGATGTTTAACCAGCACGCCAAATGGTTGGATATCTGTAAAAATGAGGTGCCTTGGCGGGCGCCGGTGTCTTCGCTGAATATCTTGCTCTCCTCGGTGGTCTGGCGGCAAGACCACAATGGCTTCAGTCACCAAGATCCCGGATTTATTGATTTGGTGACCAATAAGAGTGCTGAGGTGACGCGGATTTATCTTCCCCCCGATGCCAATTGCTTGCTCTCGGTGATGGATCATTGTCTTAAGAGCAAAAACTATGTCAATGTCATCGTGGCGGATAAGCAAGACCACTTGCAGTATTTGACCATGGAGGAGGCGATCGCCCATTGTACGAAGGGGATCGGCATCTGGGAATGGGCCAGTAATGATGATTGCGGCAAAGACCCTGATGAACCGGATGTGGTGATGGCCTCGTGTGGGGATATCCTGACACGGGAAGCCCTAGCCGCCACGGCGATTCTGCGGGACGAATTCCCGGATCTTAAGGTGCGCTTTATCAATGTGGTGGACTTGTTCCGGCTTCAGTCGGAAGTGGATCACCCCCATGGCTTATCCGATCGCGACTTTGACAGCCTCTTTACTCCAGACAAGCCGGTGATGTTTAACTTCCACGGCTATCCCTGGCTGATTCACAAACTCACCTATCGCCGCAGCAACCAAGAACGCATCCATGTTCGCGGCTACAAGGAAAAAGGCAATATCAACACGCCCCTTGAGTTAGCCATTCGCAACCAAGTCGATCGCTTCAATCTCGTGATTGATGTGATCGATCGCGTCCCCAAACTGGGGTCAGCGGCGGCCTATGTGAAAGAACGCATGAAAAATCGAATCATCGAGCATATGCACTATGCTCAGGAACATGGGACCGATAAGCCCGAAATCAACAACTGGACATGGCCCTATTAA
- a CDS encoding L-lactate dehydrogenase has translation MFEHLFTTLPDSQFQALQPRKAVIIGAGQVGMACAYSLLIQNCFDELVLQDLATDKLVGEVMDLAHGLPFVAPTAICAGTVAEEGRHADIVIITAGAAQKPGETRLDLVQKNVAIFRQLIPEIAKFCPEAILLIVTNPVDIMTYVSLQLSGFSSSRVLGTGTVLDTARFRSLLARELHLDARSLHAYIIGEHGDSEVPVWSKVNIAGMPLCEGGWQGSPSADDPRLQRIFQETRDAAYEIIKRKGYTSYAIGLGVTDIVQSILRDQNRVMTVSSLVHGIANIEDVCLSLPTVVNRQGADRMLQLSLTPTESRQLEQSARVMIDIIKEISL, from the coding sequence ATGTTTGAACATCTGTTTACCACGCTCCCGGATTCTCAATTTCAGGCCCTGCAACCCCGTAAAGCTGTGATTATTGGGGCAGGACAGGTGGGGATGGCCTGTGCCTATTCTCTGTTGATTCAAAACTGCTTCGATGAACTGGTATTACAGGATTTGGCAACAGATAAACTCGTGGGAGAAGTGATGGATTTAGCCCATGGCTTACCCTTCGTTGCACCAACGGCAATTTGTGCCGGCACCGTGGCTGAGGAAGGTCGTCATGCTGATATTGTAATTATCACAGCCGGAGCGGCTCAGAAGCCCGGGGAAACTCGTCTTGACTTAGTACAAAAAAATGTAGCAATTTTTCGTCAGCTCATTCCTGAGATTGCCAAATTTTGTCCAGAGGCGATTTTACTGATTGTGACAAATCCCGTAGATATTATGACCTATGTGTCTCTCCAGCTATCTGGGTTTTCATCATCACGAGTTTTGGGGACAGGGACGGTCTTAGATACGGCTCGCTTTCGTTCCCTATTAGCGCGAGAATTGCACCTAGATGCTCGCAGTTTACACGCCTATATTATCGGGGAGCATGGTGATAGTGAAGTGCCGGTGTGGAGTAAGGTAAATATTGCGGGGATGCCTTTGTGTGAGGGAGGTTGGCAGGGAAGCCCCAGCGCCGATGATCCTCGCCTGCAACGAATTTTTCAGGAGACCCGGGATGCTGCTTATGAGATTATTAAACGCAAGGGCTATACCAGCTATGCTATTGGCTTAGGGGTGACCGATATTGTGCAATCTATTCTACGAGATCAGAATCGAGTGATGACCGTCAGTAGTTTAGTTCATGGGATTGCCAATATTGAAGATGTATGCTTGAGTTTGCCCACTGTCGTCAATCGACAGGGTGCTGATCGAATGCTTCAGTTGTCGTTAACGCCAACAGAGTCTCGACAACTTGAACAGTCTGCCAGAGTCATGATCGATATTATCAAGGAGATATCACTATGA
- the pyk gene encoding pyruvate kinase, which produces MNRTKIVATLGPASNSPEVIRKMVSSGMSVARLNFSHGGYEQHKITIDNLRKISRELDTPITILQDLQGPKIRVCNLPQGEIPLTEGEELILIPNAEYHEQTNTVGLDYPDLAEEAQVGSQILLDDGLLELEITKIEGHAVHCVVVEGGCLKSRKGVNIPTLDLHLPSMTDKDKEDLKFGLSQGIDWVSLSFVRTAEDIRQLKAFIADHSDTKVPVIGKIEKPQAIAHLQEIVDECDGIMVARGDLGVEMSPEKVPMLQKEIIRACNQKGIPAITATQMLDSMIREPRPTRAEASDVANAILDGTDAIMLSGESAVGKYPVKAVQMMAKIARQIEPEAEFVNYPPSETDETHALTEALNTIDRLLELRCIAAFTSSGYTARIASKERPQALVVAFTTNRDVYHRLNLIWGVKPILIDDDGETFEELVEHANSGLQERNLAEIGDQILIVGGIPTKHSRGTNFLKLHRISESPL; this is translated from the coding sequence ATGAACCGCACGAAAATTGTGGCGACTCTTGGACCGGCAAGTAATAGTCCTGAGGTGATTAGAAAAATGGTATCTTCCGGGATGAGTGTAGCCCGGTTGAACTTTTCTCATGGGGGCTATGAGCAGCATAAAATCACCATTGACAATCTACGCAAAATTTCCCGAGAACTGGATACGCCTATCACGATTTTACAGGATTTGCAAGGTCCTAAAATTCGCGTTTGCAATTTACCTCAGGGTGAAATTCCTTTAACGGAAGGGGAGGAATTGATTCTAATTCCCAATGCTGAGTATCATGAGCAAACCAATACTGTGGGCTTAGACTATCCTGATTTGGCTGAGGAAGCTCAGGTGGGATCGCAAATTCTTTTGGATGATGGCTTGCTGGAGTTAGAAATCACAAAAATCGAGGGTCATGCTGTTCATTGCGTTGTGGTAGAAGGCGGATGTCTAAAAAGTCGTAAGGGTGTGAATATCCCTACTTTAGACTTGCATTTGCCCTCGATGACAGACAAGGATAAGGAAGATTTAAAGTTTGGCTTGTCTCAAGGTATTGATTGGGTGTCGTTGAGCTTTGTTCGCACAGCAGAGGATATTCGCCAATTGAAGGCGTTTATTGCAGACCATAGTGATACCAAAGTTCCTGTCATTGGCAAAATCGAGAAACCCCAGGCGATCGCCCATTTACAGGAGATTGTCGATGAATGTGATGGGATCATGGTGGCCCGGGGAGACTTGGGGGTCGAAATGAGTCCTGAAAAAGTCCCCATGTTGCAAAAAGAAATCATCCGCGCCTGCAATCAAAAAGGGATTCCAGCCATTACCGCCACCCAAATGCTCGATAGCATGATCCGGGAACCGCGCCCCACTCGGGCCGAAGCCAGTGATGTGGCCAACGCCATTCTCGATGGTACCGATGCCATCATGTTATCCGGTGAATCAGCGGTGGGGAAATATCCCGTAAAAGCAGTGCAGATGATGGCCAAAATTGCCCGTCAGATTGAACCGGAGGCGGAATTTGTCAACTATCCCCCCTCGGAAACCGACGAAACCCACGCCCTGACAGAAGCCTTAAATACCATTGATCGCTTGTTAGAGTTGCGCTGTATTGCAGCCTTCACCAGTTCCGGCTACACGGCCCGCATTGCGTCTAAGGAACGGCCCCAAGCCCTGGTGGTGGCCTTCACCACCAATCGGGATGTCTATCACCGGCTGAATTTAATTTGGGGGGTGAAGCCGATTCTGATTGATGATGATGGCGAAACCTTTGAGGAACTGGTTGAACATGCCAATTCGGGGTTACAAGAGCGCAATCTGGCGGAGATTGGCGATCAGATTTTGATTGTGGGGGGGATTCCTACGAAACATTCCCGAGGGACGAATTTCCTCAAGTTACATCGCATTAGTGAGTCGCCATTGTGA
- a CDS encoding acetate/propionate family kinase has translation MKVLVLNAGSSSQKSCVYELPEAAFPETPAEPIWEAMVDWGISPDYGQLTVTANGIKQETHLSRDTPNHGLEEMLATLVQGETQVLGALSEIAMVGHRVVHGGDRYCQATLIDEAVKQTIEDLIPLAPNHNPAHLEEILAVEAVLGDIPQVAVFDTAFHTSIPPAAATYPIPYDWFKKGIRRYGFHGISHRYCAQQAATLVGKPLESLRMITAHLGNGCSLTAVRGGESVNTTMGFTPLEGLMMGTRSGSIDPAIPLYLMTQMGVEASEVDRLLNKQSGLKGIFGPSGDLREILQAREAGDERARLAFEMYVLRLQGAIAALIPQLGGLDLLAFTAGVGENSAAVRSAACAGFTFLGLQLDEGKNQGSPKNSLISTPNSEVQVAVIRAQEDWAIARECWQLARCP, from the coding sequence ATGAAAGTCTTAGTGTTGAATGCCGGATCGAGTTCCCAGAAAAGTTGTGTCTATGAGTTGCCTGAGGCGGCCTTCCCCGAGACACCAGCAGAGCCAATTTGGGAGGCGATGGTGGATTGGGGAATCAGCCCAGATTATGGCCAGTTAACGGTGACGGCGAATGGTATTAAGCAAGAGACACACCTAAGCCGTGATACTCCCAATCATGGCTTAGAGGAGATGTTGGCGACTCTGGTGCAGGGGGAGACGCAGGTGTTAGGGGCGTTATCGGAGATTGCGATGGTTGGCCATCGAGTGGTACATGGGGGCGATCGCTATTGTCAGGCGACGTTGATTGATGAGGCGGTGAAACAGACGATTGAGGACTTAATTCCCCTGGCCCCCAATCATAATCCGGCTCATCTGGAGGAAATTTTGGCTGTGGAGGCGGTGTTGGGGGATATTCCCCAGGTGGCGGTGTTCGATACGGCGTTTCATACCTCCATTCCCCCAGCGGCGGCGACGTATCCGATTCCCTATGACTGGTTTAAGAAGGGGATTCGTCGCTATGGCTTTCATGGTATTAGCCACCGCTATTGTGCCCAACAGGCGGCGACGCTGGTGGGCAAACCCCTGGAGTCGTTGCGGATGATTACGGCTCATTTGGGCAATGGCTGTTCCCTGACGGCGGTTCGTGGGGGCGAGAGTGTGAATACAACGATGGGGTTTACGCCTTTGGAGGGATTGATGATGGGAACCCGCAGTGGTTCGATTGATCCGGCGATTCCTCTCTATTTGATGACGCAGATGGGAGTCGAGGCTTCGGAGGTGGATCGACTGTTAAATAAGCAGTCGGGGTTAAAGGGGATTTTTGGCCCCTCGGGGGATTTACGGGAGATTTTGCAGGCCCGAGAGGCGGGAGATGAGCGGGCCCGGCTGGCGTTTGAGATGTATGTGTTACGGCTTCAGGGGGCGATCGCGGCTTTGATTCCCCAGTTGGGGGGCCTGGATCTGTTGGCCTTTACGGCTGGGGTGGGGGAGAACTCGGCGGCGGTGCGATCGGCCGCCTGTGCTGGCTTTACGTTTTTGGGCCTACAGTTGGATGAGGGCAAAAATCAGGGTTCGCCCAAAAATAGCCTGATTTCGACTCCTAACTCTGAGGTGCAGGTGGCGGTGATTCGCGCTCAGGAGGATTGGGCGATCGCCCGCGAATGTTGGCAATTGGCCCGGTGTCCTTAG